The Halorhabdus sp. BNX81 genome includes a region encoding these proteins:
- the spt4 gene encoding transcription elongation factor subunit Spt4, with product MMADRYVCRECHRVQDNPEADVCQGCGSSSLTEDWAGYVIITHPEESEIAAEMEVTEPGKYALKVR from the coding sequence CTGATGGCCGATCGGTACGTCTGCCGGGAGTGTCATCGGGTGCAGGACAACCCGGAGGCCGACGTCTGCCAGGGCTGTGGGTCGAGTTCGCTCACCGAAGACTGGGCCGGCTACGTCATCATCACCCACCCCGAGGAGAGCGAGATCGCCGCGGAGATGGAAGTCACCGAACCCGGCAAGTACGCGCTGAAGGTTCGATAG
- a CDS encoding electron transfer flavoprotein subunit beta/FixA family protein — translation MTDGWNIVVCVKQVPDAAEVSIDPDTGILNRADAEAVMNAPDYNAVEAALEVRDEVGGTVTALTMGPASAHEVLRGAVAMGADDAVLLTDRAFGGSDTWPTSLALARAAEELDADVVFGGEETTDSSTGQVPPGIAAHNDWAQLTYVEDLEPRPDEDQLVAKRDVEGGYERVAADLPVVVAMEFGENQPRTAGLHRKIYAETDFEPVEWSAADIDVEDEVGLAVSPTQVGGMATAEPVPREQEKVDDVEEIADQIAEVL, via the coding sequence ATGACCGACGGCTGGAACATCGTCGTCTGCGTCAAGCAAGTGCCTGATGCCGCGGAGGTTTCGATCGATCCCGACACGGGGATCCTCAACCGAGCGGACGCGGAGGCAGTGATGAACGCGCCGGACTACAACGCCGTCGAGGCGGCCCTGGAGGTCCGTGACGAAGTCGGCGGCACGGTCACGGCCCTCACGATGGGGCCGGCAAGTGCCCACGAAGTCCTTCGTGGGGCTGTCGCGATGGGTGCCGACGACGCCGTGTTGCTGACCGATCGGGCCTTCGGCGGCAGCGACACCTGGCCGACGAGCCTCGCGCTGGCCCGGGCAGCCGAGGAGCTCGACGCCGACGTCGTCTTCGGCGGCGAGGAAACCACCGACTCCTCGACCGGGCAGGTCCCGCCGGGGATCGCCGCCCACAACGACTGGGCCCAACTCACCTACGTCGAGGACCTCGAACCCCGCCCCGACGAGGACCAGCTGGTCGCGAAACGCGACGTCGAGGGCGGCTACGAGCGAGTCGCCGCCGATCTTCCGGTGGTCGTCGCCATGGAGTTCGGCGAGAACCAGCCCCGGACGGCGGGGCTCCACCGGAAAATCTACGCCGAGACCGACTTCGAGCCGGTCGAGTGGTCAGCCGCCGATATCGACGTCGAAGACGAGGTCGGGCTGGCCGTCTCGCCGACGCAGGTCGGCGGGATGGCGACCGCCGAGCCGGTCCCGCGCGAACAGGAAAAGGTCGACGACGTCGAAGAGATCGCCGACCAGATCGCGGAGGTGCTCTAA
- a CDS encoding GTP-dependent dephospho-CoA kinase family protein, whose amino-acid sequence MSEEPSTPPAGESADLEGEIVLSLPESQRSALKDPFGPVFTDAESLLAQAGDPLIAVGDIVTYHLLEAGRPPDVSLIDERTERSAVDAEIRERIVGCDPGEDWYDHRIHIENPPGTLTAGLLEALVEALSREKPSTIVVVDGEEDLATVPAMVLTPPGGSVVYGQPGEGMVHVAVDAEMADRARSILSRMDGDHDRAFELLGV is encoded by the coding sequence GTGTCGGAGGAGCCATCGACGCCGCCTGCGGGCGAGTCGGCCGACCTGGAGGGAGAGATCGTTCTCTCCCTGCCCGAGTCCCAACGAAGTGCGCTGAAAGACCCCTTTGGCCCCGTTTTCACGGACGCCGAGTCGTTGCTGGCGCAGGCGGGCGACCCCCTGATCGCGGTCGGTGACATCGTCACCTATCATCTGCTCGAGGCGGGCCGACCGCCGGACGTGTCACTGATCGACGAGCGAACCGAACGGAGTGCCGTCGATGCCGAGATCAGAGAGCGGATCGTCGGCTGTGATCCGGGCGAGGACTGGTACGACCACCGGATTCACATCGAGAACCCGCCCGGAACGTTGACCGCTGGCCTGCTTGAAGCACTGGTCGAGGCACTCAGCCGCGAGAAACCGTCGACCATCGTCGTTGTCGACGGCGAAGAGGATCTCGCGACAGTGCCGGCAATGGTGCTCACCCCGCCCGGTGGAAGCGTCGTCTATGGCCAGCCGGGCGAGGGCATGGTCCACGTCGCCGTCGACGCGGAGATGGCCGACCGTGCGCGGTCGATCCTCTCGCGGATGGACGGCGATCACGACCGGGCGTTCGAGTTACTCGGCGTCTAG
- a CDS encoding electron transfer flavoprotein subunit alpha/FixB family protein codes for MAAGANADTAAEVDAHSDVWVFVEQHDGEVAKVAWELLAKGRELADQKDEDLVALVMGEDIRETDIPQQAIARGADRVLVADDPIFEPYRADPYGEQFRHLVEQRKPDIALIGGTHTGRDFAGRVAVPTHAGLTADTTELEITDERYEMRRPAFGGDALATIICPNHRPQMSTVRPGVFDTPEPDESREGEVEDVETVVGEDETLTEVLEREVGDVADITDAEVVVAGGMGLEGDFDPLWELADLLGGEVAATREAVEEGWIEPARQVGQTGKTVRPKLYIAVGISGAIQHVEGMDDSETVIAINNDGNAPIFENADYGIVADYAEVLPELIELLRERLDDTPEVSA; via the coding sequence ATGGCCGCTGGAGCGAACGCCGATACGGCTGCCGAGGTCGACGCCCACAGCGACGTCTGGGTGTTCGTCGAACAGCACGACGGCGAGGTCGCGAAGGTCGCCTGGGAGTTGCTCGCGAAGGGGCGGGAGCTCGCTGACCAGAAGGACGAGGACCTGGTCGCGCTCGTCATGGGCGAGGACATTCGCGAGACGGACATCCCACAGCAGGCGATCGCCCGGGGCGCGGACCGCGTGCTCGTGGCCGACGATCCGATCTTCGAACCCTATCGCGCCGATCCCTACGGCGAGCAGTTCCGTCACCTCGTCGAGCAGCGCAAGCCGGACATCGCCCTGATCGGCGGGACCCACACCGGCCGGGACTTCGCCGGTCGGGTCGCCGTGCCGACTCATGCCGGCCTGACCGCCGACACGACGGAGTTGGAGATCACCGACGAGCGCTACGAGATGCGCCGCCCCGCCTTCGGCGGGGACGCCCTGGCGACGATCATCTGCCCGAACCACCGTCCACAGATGTCCACCGTTCGCCCCGGCGTCTTCGACACGCCCGAGCCCGACGAAAGCCGGGAAGGGGAGGTCGAGGACGTCGAGACCGTCGTCGGCGAGGACGAAACCCTCACCGAAGTGCTCGAACGCGAGGTCGGCGACGTGGCCGACATCACGGACGCCGAAGTCGTCGTCGCCGGCGGGATGGGGCTGGAGGGGGATTTCGATCCCCTCTGGGAACTTGCGGACCTGCTCGGTGGGGAAGTCGCGGCAACGCGGGAGGCCGTCGAGGAGGGCTGGATCGAACCCGCCCGCCAGGTCGGCCAGACCGGCAAGACCGTCCGGCCGAAACTCTACATCGCCGTCGGGATCTCGGGAGCCATCCAGCACGTCGAGGGGATGGACGACTCCGAAACGGTGATCGCCATCAACAACGACGGCAACGCGCCGATCTTCGAGAACGCCGATTACGGCATCGTCGCCGACTACGCCGAGGTGCTGCCGGAACTTATCGAACTACTCCGTGAGCGACTCGACGACACACCGGAGGTGTCAGCATGA
- a CDS encoding PAS domain-containing sensor histidine kinase — MGYRGPAAETLVERWNGSDRPFVLRSWETVRSAAADGVSVDCVVVETDTDTDVSRWIDEIQDRVGSVPIIVVTVGQLPALDAVAPDGATSQFTVPPDVDRVELLSELASLVDEHVTTRREQSILDSLLANVPMSVYVKDRKGRHVAVSDALLDMIGPPYIENPEGKRHHHPDDIVGKTDFDLYSSGLAAESTEDQQAVIETGESVEQRVQASYGEHGVGTTVMSTKVPWYDRNGAIVGTVGVTQDITERKQYERQLQRQNERLRRLATMVSHDIRNPLSVAMGRLEVARETDETDQFAAVERALDRIDALVADIITVMRQGEPATDLDHVPLAEIARDVWANHECDGATLQVSTDARIYVDPGRLRLLLDHLFANAIEHGRDGTDDITITVGALSDDEGFFVADDGIGIPADQHEAVFQPGLSGSDTSTLGLALIATIADAHNWTIELTDNEDGGARFEFHGVRHFEA; from the coding sequence GTGGGTTATCGTGGGCCGGCTGCCGAGACACTGGTAGAGCGGTGGAACGGGTCCGACCGCCCGTTCGTCCTCCGGTCCTGGGAGACTGTTCGCTCGGCGGCAGCCGATGGGGTATCGGTCGACTGTGTCGTCGTCGAAACAGACACGGACACCGATGTTAGCAGGTGGATCGACGAGATCCAGGATCGCGTCGGCTCGGTCCCGATCATCGTCGTCACCGTCGGGCAACTGCCGGCGCTGGATGCGGTGGCTCCCGACGGGGCGACGAGTCAGTTCACGGTGCCGCCGGACGTCGACCGCGTCGAGTTGCTTTCGGAACTCGCATCCCTCGTGGACGAACACGTCACGACTCGCCGTGAGCAGTCGATACTCGACTCGCTGCTCGCGAACGTCCCGATGTCGGTGTACGTCAAGGACCGCAAGGGTCGCCACGTCGCTGTCAGCGATGCGTTGCTCGACATGATCGGCCCGCCGTACATCGAGAACCCGGAGGGAAAGCGTCACCACCATCCGGACGACATCGTCGGGAAGACTGACTTCGACCTGTACTCGTCTGGGCTCGCCGCCGAGAGTACCGAGGACCAACAGGCTGTCATCGAGACCGGTGAGTCCGTCGAGCAGCGCGTCCAGGCGTCATATGGGGAGCACGGCGTCGGAACGACCGTCATGTCGACGAAAGTCCCCTGGTACGACCGGAACGGGGCGATCGTCGGAACCGTCGGCGTGACCCAGGACATCACCGAGCGCAAGCAGTACGAACGCCAATTACAGCGACAAAACGAGCGGCTCAGACGCCTCGCGACGATGGTGAGTCACGACATCAGGAACCCGCTTTCGGTGGCGATGGGCCGGCTGGAGGTCGCCCGGGAAACCGACGAGACCGATCAGTTCGCCGCCGTCGAGCGCGCACTCGATCGTATCGACGCTCTCGTCGCCGACATCATCACCGTGATGCGGCAGGGCGAACCCGCGACGGATCTCGATCACGTCCCCCTCGCTGAAATCGCCCGGGACGTCTGGGCGAACCACGAATGCGACGGTGCGACACTCCAGGTATCGACCGACGCGAGGATCTACGTCGATCCCGGTCGACTTCGGCTGTTGCTCGATCACCTGTTTGCAAACGCGATCGAACATGGCCGTGACGGAACCGACGACATCACGATCACGGTCGGTGCGCTGTCCGACGACGAGGGGTTCTTTGTGGCCGACGACGGCATCGGCATCCCGGCCGACCAGCACGAGGCGGTCTTTCAGCCGGGCCTTTCGGGGTCGGATACCTCGACGCTTGGACTGGCGCTCATCGCGACCATTGCCGACGCCCACAACTGGACGATCGAACTCACTGACAACGAGGACGGGGGCGCACGCTTCGAGTTTCACGGCGTCAGGCACTTCGAGGCCTAG